Proteins from a single region of Lepus europaeus isolate LE1 chromosome 4, mLepTim1.pri, whole genome shotgun sequence:
- the UNC5A gene encoding LOW QUALITY PROTEIN: netrin receptor UNC5A (The sequence of the model RefSeq protein was modified relative to this genomic sequence to represent the inferred CDS: inserted 1 base in 1 codon), with translation MAVRPGLWPALLGIVLASWLGGSGAQQSATVANPVPNPVPGANPELLPHFLVEPEDVYIVKNKPVLLVCKATPATQIFFKCNGEWVRQVDHAIERSTDSSSGLPAMEVRINVSRQQVEKVFGLEEYWCQCVAWSSSGTTKSQKAYIRIAYLRKNFELEPLAKEVSLEQGIVLPCRPPEGVPPAEVEWLRNEDLVDPALDPNVYITREHSLVVRQARLADTANYTCVAKNIVARRRSASAAVIVYVDGSWSPWSKWSACGLDCTHWRSRECSDPAPRNGGEECRGADLDTRNCTSDLCVHTVSGAEDVALYVGLIAVAVCLVLLLLVLVLVYCRKKEGLDSDVADSSILTSGFQPVSIKPSKADNPHLLTIQPDLSTTTTTYQGSLCPRQDGPSPKFQLTNGHLLSPLAGGRHTLHHSSPTAEAEDFVSRLSTQNYFRSLPRGTSNMAYGTFNFLGGRLMIPNTGISLLIPPDAIPXGKIYEIYLTLHKPEDVRLPLAGCQTLLSPIVSCGPPGVLLTRPVILAMDHCGEPSPDSWSLRLKKQSCEGSWEDVLHLGEESPSHLYYCQLEAGACYVFTEQLGRFALVGEALSVAAAKRLKLLLFAPVACTSLEYNIRVYCLHDTHDALKEVVQLEKQLGGQLIQEPRLLHFKDSYHNLRLSVHDVPSSLWKSKLLVSYQEIPFYHIWNGTQQYLHCTFTLERVSPSTSDLACKVWVWQVEGDGQSFNINFNITKDTRFAELLSLESEGGVPALVGPSAFKIPFLIRQKIITSLDPPCSRGADWRTLAQKLHLDSHLSFFASKPSPTAMILNLWEARHFPNGNLSQLAAAVAGLGQPEAGLFTVSEAEC, from the exons GTGCCCAGCAGAGCGCCACGGTGGCCAACCCTGTGCCCAACCCCGTGCCCGGCGCCAACCCCGAGCTGCTCCCCCACTTCCTGGTGGAGCCCGAGGACGTGTACATCGTCAAGAACAAGCCCGTGCTGTTGGTGTGCAAGGCCACGCCTGCCACGCAGATCTTCTTCAAGTGCAACGGAGAGTGGGTGCGCCAGGTGGACCACGCCATCGAGCGGAGCACGGACAGCAGCAGTG GGCTGCCGGCCATGGAAGTCCGCATCAATGTCTcgaggcagcaggtggagaagGTGTTCGGGCTGGAGGAGTACTGGTGCCAGTGCGTGGCGTGGAGCTCCTCGGGCACCACCAAGAGCCAGAAAGCCTACATCCGCATCGCCT ATTTACGCAAGAACTTCGAGCTGGAGCCGCTGGCCAAGGAGGTGTCCTTGGAGCAGGGCATTGTGTTGCCCTGCCGCCCGCCGGAGGGCGTCCCCCCGGCCGAG GTGGAGTGGCTGCGGAACGAAGACCTGGTGGACCCAGCCCTGGACCCCAACGTGTACATCACGCGAGAGCACAGCCTGGTGGTGCGGCAGGCCCGGCTGGCCGACACAGCCAATTACACCTGCGTGGCCAAGAACATCGTGGCGCGCCGCCGCAGCGCCTCTGCGGCCGTCATCGTCTACG TGGATGGCAGCTGGAGCCCATGGAGCAAGTGGTCAGCTTGTGGGCTGGACTGTACCCACTGGCGGAGCCGTGAGTGCTCGGACCCAGCGCCCCGCAATGGAGGCGAGGAGTGCCGGGGTGCTGACCTGGACACCCGCAACTGTACCAGTGACCTCTGCGTGCACA CTGTGTCGGGCGCCGAGGACGTGGCCCTCTACGTGGGCCTCATTGCCGTGGCCGTGTGTCTTGTCCTGTTGCTGCTTGTCCTCGTCCTTGTTTACTGCCGTAAGAAGGAGGGGCTGGACTCGGACGTGGCCGACTCATCCATCCTCACCTCGGGCTTCCAGCCCGTCAGCATCAAGCCCAGCAAAGCAG ACAACCCCCACCTGCTCACCATCCAGCCAGAcctcagcaccaccaccaccacctaccAGGGCAGCCTGTGTCCCCGGCAGGACGGGCCCAGCCCCAAGTTCCAGCTCACCAACGGGCACCTGCTCAGCCCCCTGGCGGGCGGCCGCCACACGTTGCACCACAGCTCGCCCACCGCCGAGGCTGAGGACTTCGTGTCCCGCCTGTCCACCCAGAACTACTTCCGCTCCCTACCTAGAGGCACCAGCAACATGGCCTATGGGACCTTCAACTTCCTCGGGGGGCGGCTGATGATCCCTAACACAG GAATCAGCCTCCTCATCCCCCCAGACGCCATCC CGGGAAAGATCTACGAGATCTACCTCACGCTGCACAAGCCCGAGGATGTGAG GTTGCCCCTAGCCGGCTGtcagaccctgctgagtcccatcGTTAGCTGCGGGCCCCCCGGAGTCCTGCTCACCCGACCCGTGATCCTCGCCATGGACCACTGCGGGGAGCCCAGCCCCGACAGCTGGAGCCTGCGCCTCAAAAAGCAGTCGTGCGAGGGCAGCTGGGAG GACGTGCTGCACCTGGGCGAGGAGTCACCCTCCCACCTCTACTACTGCCAACTGGAGGCCGGCGCCTGCTACGTCTTCACCGAGCAGCTGGGCCGCTTCGCCCTGGTGGGCGAGGCCCTCAGCGTGGCGGCGGCCAAGCGCCTCAAGCTGCTTCTGTTTGCCCCGGTGGCCTGCACCTCCCTCGAATACAACATCCGAGTCTACTGCCTACACGACACGCACGATGCACTCAAG gaggtggtgcAGCTGGAGAAGCAGCTGGGCGGACAGCTGATCCAGGAGCCCCGCCTCCTGCACTTCAAGGACAGTTACCACAACCTGCGCCTGTCTGTGCACGACgtgcccagctccctgtggaAGAGCAAGCTCCTGGTCAGCTACCAG GAGATCCCCTTTTACCACATCTGGAATGGCACGCAGCAGTACCTGCACTGCACCTTCACCTTGGAGCGCGTCAGCCCCAGCACCAGTGACCTGGCCTGCAAGGTGTGGGTGTGGCAGGTGGAGGGCGATGGGCAAAGCTTCAACATCAACTTCAACATCACCAAG GACACGAGGTTTGCTGAGCTGCTGTCTCTGGAGAGTGAAGGGGGGGTCCCAGCCCTGGTGGGTCCCAGTGCCTTCAAGATCCCCTTCCTCATTCGGCAAAAGATCATTACCAGCTTGGACCCGCCCTGCAGCCGGGGTGCTGACTGGCGGACCCTGGCCCAAAAACTCCACCTGGACAG CCATCTCAGCTTCTTCGCCTCCaagcccagccccacagccatGATCTTGAACCTGTGGGAGGCCCGGCACTTCCCCAACGGCAACCTCAGCCAGCTCGCGGCAGCCGTGGCCGGACTGGGCCAGCCCGAGGCCGGCCTCTTCACCGTGTCGGAGGCCGAGTGCTAA